The following are from one region of the Biomphalaria glabrata chromosome 4, xgBioGlab47.1, whole genome shotgun sequence genome:
- the LOC106056516 gene encoding ralA-binding protein 1-like, with product MSFESQESDVYPVEDDKKRDSSRKRDGKKEKKEKGYQMFEEEDSEEERLVLAEEIKSPSKVKKEKLKPSFKFPVPVRKEKTKEKEEKKDKEAKEDKEKKKEDKKKSKLKDKKKLKPGPHDSANVIVEASVNENPIFGVALALAVERNKSHDGIELPAIVRECIDYIEECGLACEGIYRISGVKSKVQHLKDCYNRHQPVHLFEHEPNIVASLLKQFLRDLPEPVLTTALMPKFEEASTFKNNKKKVEAFSKLIADLPTCNRLLLSWMIVHMTHVIELAKENKMTLQNVSIVLSPTMQISHRVLNVLFSNVTELFGDVLLRKYIPPLKPAHSKWSLELPDNPSALEEELAKQESLLNQLHAEVNSGREDEMTVEQLWEVQRVVTQLKRKIKTAKKNVEMAERRRTNLEAKRSSTASIPSLSAPEDLQLSLRLPPEQHPSVTTVTAVVEKHPDSEMANHADSHTEVKKGVKFVESTKKTRAPQIGEIKKIEDGKKIRDGEELSEKAETKPAEAEVETVKEKVEKKTTDKESEIQTSKHTEDAEHLNEKEASTEEKRSSHSVDTSDKGLIEKENKALDAASDVTANKPQDTTQVLKSTTESQEASEITAGIKDEPKAEKEACVSGETIKEQTPVTEDVVSAKVTKELKPTTVAEEVKPIKVTESANLTEDAKPGKVTEDVKSDKIPEGTKSAKATDKALPAKVIEDDKTANVNEDDKSAIVSGMEKSVKVPKVEEAAHQEPKPQKEEVPPKPSSKVEYVYRKPPNPPFMSTALLQPMKAEIPKPKPPSEATDDKKEHIRKSEELRELEEELLGEKKKKIMESNDEEYDIPDDVDIEQLLDEEYALKLEEEELLAIADELRQKIATERSEMERLAQEIQELQYLRQDSDLEDLSSSSSSSEESEDEDDLQELLDQLIQDNEKLEMNNADLCQKIHEERMICLSVKLQIRLLQQKHLESSYG from the exons aagTCCCagcaaagtaaagaaagaaaaacttaaacCAAGTTTCAAGTTTCCAGTACCTGTAAGGAaagagaaaactaaagaaaag gaagagaaaaaagacaaagaggcaaaagaagataaagagaaaaagaaagaagataagaaaaagaGCAAGttaaaagacaaaaagaaattaaagcCTGGACCTCACGACTCCGCTAATGTCATTGTAGAAGCAA GTGTCAATGAGAATCCAATATTTGGTGTAGCTTTAGCATTGGCTGTAGAAAGGAATAAATCTCATGATGGTATTGAGTTACCAGCTATTGTCCGAGAAtgtattgattacattgagGAGTGTG GTCTGGCCTGCGAAGGTATTTACAGAATCTCAGGTGTCAAATCTAAAGTCCAACACCTTAAAGACTGTTACAATAGACACCAACCAGTTCATTTGTTTGAACATGAGCCCAACATAGTCGCTAGTTTACTGAAACAGTTTTTGAGAGATCTGCCTGAACCTGTGCTGACCACAGCTCTTATGCCAAAGTTTGAAGAGGCATCaa cttttaaaaacaacaagaagaaaGTGGAAGCCTTCAGTAAACTGATAGCTGATCTGCCAACTTGCAACAGGCTGTTATTGAGTTGGATGATTGTCCATATGACTCATGTCATTGAACTG GCTAAAGAGAACAAGATGACTTTACAAAATGTCAGTATAGTATTGAGTCCCACCATGCAGATCAGCCACAGGGTTCTTAATGTTCTCTTTTCCAATGTTACTGAACTCTTTGGGGATGTTTTGTTGcgcaa GTACATTCCACCTTTAAAACCAGCACATTCAAAATGGTCTCTAGAGTTACCAGACAACCCTTCAGCTTTAGAAGAAGAATTGGCCAAGCAG GAGTCATTACTGAATCAACTTCATGCCGAAGTGAATTCTGGGAgagaggatgaaatgacagtAGAGCAACTTTGGGAAGTGCAGAGAGTAGTCACCCAGCTGAAAAGAAAG ATCAAGACAGCCAAAAAGAATGTGGAGATGGCTGAGAGAAGACGAACAAATCTGGAAGCAAAGAGGTCTTCCACTGCATCCATTCCATCTTTAAGTGCCCCCGAAGATCTGCAGCTCAGTCTTAGGCTTCCTCCAGAACAGCATCCATCTGTCACCACTGTCACTGCAGTAGTTGAAAAACATCCTGACAGTGAGATGGCAAACCATGCTGACAGTCACACTGAAGTTAAAAAGGGAGTTAAGTTTGTTGAAAGTACAAAGAAGACTAGAGCCCCACAGATtggggaaattaaaaaaatagaagatgGCAAGAAGATTAGAGACGGGGAGGAACTCTCTGAAAAGGCTGAGACCAAACCTGCCGAGGCTGAAGTTGAAACTGTAAAAGAGAAGGTCGAGAAAAAGACCACAGACAAAGAATCTGAGATTCAAACCAGCAAACATACTGAAGATGCTGAGCATTTAAATGAGAAAGAGGCTTCCACAGAGGAAAAGAGAAGTTCTCACTCTGTAGATACTTCAGATAAAGGTTTAATTGAGAAAGAGAACAAGGCACTGGATGCCGCCAGTGATGTTACAGCTAATAAACCTCAGGATACGACACAAGTGCTCAAGTCAACCACTGAAAGTCAGGAAGCATCTGAAATCACAGCAGGTATTAAAGATGAGCCTAAAGCAGAGAAGGAAGCATGTGTATCAGGGGAAACCATCAAAGAACAAACACCTGTTACAGAAGATGTTGTATCAGCTAAGGTAACCAAAGAGCTTAAGCCCACCACAGTAGCTGAAGAGGTTAAACCTATTAAAGTTACAGAATCCGCTAATTTGACTGAAGATGCTAAACCTGGTAAGGTCACAGAAGATGTTAAATCAGATAAGATCCCTGAAGGCACAAAATCTGCTAAGGCCACTGACAAAGCTTTACCTGCTAAGGTCATTGAAGATGATAAAACTGCTAATGTCAATGAGGATGATAAATCTGCCATAGTAAGTGGCATGGAGAAGTCTGTTAAAGTCCCAAAAGTGGAAGAAGCAGCACACCAAGAACCAAAGCCACAGAAAGAGGAAGTGCCACCCAAGCCATCCTCTAAAGTTGAGTATGTGTACAGGAAGCCCCCGAATCCTCCATTTATGTCCACAGCATTGCTGCAGCCTATGAAAGCAGAGATCCCTAAACCCAAACCACCTTCTGAAGCCACTGATGACAAGAAAGAACACATTCGTAAGTCGGAGGAACTGCGGGAACTGGAAGAGGAGTTACTgggagagaagaagaaaaagattaTGGAGTCCAATGATGAAGAATATG ATATTCCTGATGATGTTGATATAGAACAACTTTTGGATGAAGAATATGCCTTAaaactggaagaagaggaacTACTGGCTATAG CCGATGAGTTGAGACAGAAGATTGCCACTGAGCGCAGTGAGATGGAGCGTCTGGCTCAGGAGATACAGGAACTACAGTATTTGCGGCAGGACTCTGACCTTGAGGACCTTAGCAGCAGTTCTTCCTCCAGCGAGGAAAGCGAGGATGAGGATGACCTTCAAGAGCTGCTTGACCAGCTTATCCAGGACAATGAAAAGCTGGAA ATGAACAATGCAGATCTCTGCCAGAAGATTCATGAAGAGAGAATGATTTGCCTCAGTGTCAAACTTCAGATACGTCTTCTACAGCAGAAACATTTAGAATCCTCTTATGGCTGA
- the LOC106056515 gene encoding serine/threonine-protein phosphatase 4 regulatory subunit 2-like, which yields MDNKEDYLDALTVFSKNPTPEIPHILEQYLNGVAKNGETLFHWPLLKPLIVSKMEQVIAELRKGLSAENIPTRPNVENVQFDVMHKRIMDSIHKFNGAPFTIQRLCELLIDPKQHYKRSDKFLRGLERNVLVVSTVDPYGRKVVADSGNKHLVNGMDLNGSPFFPRDSNISSTLPPVPGWVTSSVTVSPRVTTTNNIAATTEEAKQSQPSSQETSVTTNGVVGGLVSSLYSENGEQPLGVQTEEVVEETVVTMETSDVGPVATDGGEALADDEEEEEMGAEDTNASSSSSSSSSEELSTSDSGESAAVLSTQTSAVTNDPSIRPWASIANEGENSKDALPQQPETDAVGTVSKTITDVTPEQQSPTTQSTDQVVVGDAEVGRHSDILDHSFGFDTTLESRSVEVVQQSDSSASTPADVIESSTEADSPSSSCTSSSSLPFSHLRTYADVVSGSQKELTSEKMDVPDSACDSVTVLERLVDSVDMPPTQTSNTQPASDPMESDEPKPKRFKSDSDMSDVDNHQVSSSPSENVTEETPDLNKNATGSETSDCVMTETSECSQETTVEEESCHSEADPSPSQLSSDQLSRSSQEQACDDTVSHDTSSPPSQLSSSSDSQGFDMCREERKSMETPDESSLVTTTESMEHE from the exons ATGGACaataaagaagattatttgGATGCATTAACGG tGTTCTCTAAGAATCCAACGCCGGAAATACCCCATATTCTTGAACAATATTTGAACGGAGTGGCTAAAAATGGAGAAACatt GTTTCATTGGCCGTTGTTAAAACCATTGATTGTTAGCAAGATGGAACAAGTTATTGCAGAATTAAGAAAGGGCTTAAGTGCAGAAAATATCCCCACCAGACCCAATGTTGAGAATGTGCAGTTTGATGTTATGCATAAGCGGATTATGGATTCCATACATAAATTTAATGG GGCACCGTTTACTATTCAGAGATTGTGTGAACTACTCATTGATCCTAAACAACATTATAAACGCAGTGATAAATTTTTGAGAGGTTTAGAAAGG AATGTTCTTGTTGTTAGTACTGTTGATCCTTATGGAAG GAAAGTCGTCGCAGACTCTGGCAATAAACATCTAGTCAATGGCATGGATCTAAATGGGTCTCCATTTTTTCCAAGAGACTCAAATATAAGCTCTACTTTGCCCCCTGTACCAGGCTGGGTCACATCGAGTGTCACTGTCTCACCAAGAGTGACAACCACCAACAACATTGCTGCCACCACAGAAGAAGCAAAACAATCGCag CCGTCATCTCAAGAGACATCAGTCACTACCAATGGTGTGGTGGGTGGTTTGGTGAGTTCATTGTACAGTGAGAATGGTGAACAACCTCTTGGTGTACAAACTGAAGAAGTTGTTGAGGAAACAGTG GTTACCATGGAAACCAGTGATGTTGGTCCAGTGGCTACTGATGGGGGTGAAGCTTTGGCAGATGATGAAGAGGAGGAAGAAATGGGTGCTGAAGACACAAATGCTTCCTCGTCCTCATCTTCCTCTTCCTCTGAAGAACTTTCTACATCAGATTCAG GTGAAAGTGCTGCTGTACTGTCTACACAGACATCTGCCGTTACAAATGATCCCAGCATCAGACCATGGGCATCTATAGCCAATGAAGGAGAGAATAGTAAAGATGCTCTTCCCCAACAGCCAGAAACTGATGCTGTTGGAACAGtttcaaaaacaattacagATGTGACTCCAGAACAACAGTCACCCACAACCCAGTCAACTGACCAGGTAGTTGTCGGTGATGCTGAAGTTGGCCGTCACTCTGATATTCTTGATCATAGTTTTGGTTTTGACACAACTTTGGAGTCTCGCTCTGTTGAAGTAGTACAGCAATCAGATAGCTCCGCTTCAACGCCAGCTGATGTTATTGAAAGTTCAACCGAAGCTGACAGCCCATCCAGCAGCTGTACATCCTCATCTAGTTTACCCTTTAGTCATCTACGTACTTATGCTGATGTTGTGTCAGGGTCACAAAAGGAGCTGACCAGTGAGAAGATGGATGTACCGGACTCAGCTTGTGACAGTGTCACTGTGCTGGAAAGATTGGTGGACTCTGTAGACATGCCACCTACACAGACTTCTAATACACAGCCAGCCTCTGATCCTATGGAATCAGACGAACCTAAACCCAAAAGATTTAAGTCCGATTCAGATATGTCAGACGTTGACAACCATCAAGTTTCATCTTCTCCTAGTGAAAATGTGACAGAAGAAACACCTGACTTGAATAAAAATGCTACAGGAAGTGAAACTAGTGATTGTGTAATGACAGAAACTTCAGAATGCTCACAAGAAACAACTGTTGAAGAAGAGAGTTGTCATTCAGAAGCAGACCCCTCCCCTTCACAGCTCTCCTCAGACCAACTGTCAAGGTCTTCCCAGGAACAAGCATGTGATGACACTGTGTCACATGACACTTCCTCACCCCCATCTCAGTTGTCCTCCTCTAGTGACAGTCAGGGTTTTGATATGTGTCGAGAAGAAAGGAAAAGTATGGAGACACCAGACGAGAGTAGTCTGGTGACCACTACAGAATCCATGGAGCACGAATGA
- the LOC106056513 gene encoding cysteine-rich with EGF-like domain protein 2-B isoform X2, whose protein sequence is MIIWGSKSFKAECGFIIAYLLRVWKIFLFLRLTLSSSIVEGKTKPNCNVCKDIVSNFHKGLASTAKSNFGGGNTKWEEKSLKSYAISEVRLVEIMEHLCDEGAKECHSVVEEHEELVERYWFKEFAQKRDTDFYKYFCIENMKACCPNNTYGPNCSQCPGDVDRPCNGQGYCQGEGTREGDGKCNCNSGYRGDICEECRDGFFEESKNDTHTVCKVCHIACKNTCWEGGPKGCDECKDGWLVDEEQGCIDVNECLTDPCEENQFCTNTQGSYTCFSCDDACVSCTGAGPDKCQECSSGYTVNQDTNICQDTNECEEDSSLCQGEHLLCRNKPGSYDCQCESGYQLQDGVCIKDGPETESVNNDEINTEINNETREEL, encoded by the exons ATGATAATCTGGGGAAGCAAGTCATTCAAGGCTGAATGTGGATTTATCATTGCATATCTTTTGAGAGTTTGgaaaattttcttatttttacgGCTGACCCTGTCATCTTCAATTGTTGAAGGTAAAACCAAACCAAACTGCAATGTCTGTAAAGATATTGTCTCAAATTTCCATAAG GGTCTTGCATCAACAGCTAAATCTAATTTTGGTGGAGGCAATACAAAGTGGGAAGAGAAATCTTTGAAATCCTATGCAATCAG TGAAGTTCGTCTTGTTGAAATAATGGAACATTTATGTGATGAGGGAGCTAAAGAG TGCCATTCAGTTGTAGAGGAACACGAAGAACTCGTGGAGAGATACTGGTTTAAGGAATTTGCCCAGAAAAGAGACACAgacttttacaaatatttttgtatagaaaatatgAAAG cttgcTGTCCTAACAACACTTATGGCCCCAATTGTTCCCAGTGTCCTGGCGATGTTGATAGACCTTGTAATGGACAGGGGTATTGCCAG GGTGAGGGGACAAGAGAAGGAGATGGCAAATGTAACTGTAATTCAGGCTACAGAGGAGATATTTGTGAGGAATGTAGAGATGGCTTTTTTGAGGAAAGTAAGAATGACACTCATACTGTATGTAAAG TGTGCCATATAGCCTGTAAGAATACTTGTTGGGAAGGTGGACCCAAAGGATGTGATGAATGCAAAGATGGTTGGCTGGTTGATGAAGAACAGGGGTGTATAG ATGTGAATGAATGTTTAACTGATCCATGTGAAGAAAACCAGTTCTGTACTAACACTCAAGGCTCATATACTTGTTTTT CATGTGATGATGCTTGCGTGTCTTGCACAGGAGCTGGTCCTGACAAGTGTCAGGAATGCAGTAGTGGCTACACCGTGAACCAGGATACCAATATATGTCAAG ATACTAATGAGTGTGAAGAAGATTCAAGTTTGTGCCAAGGAGAACATTTACTATGTCGTAATAAGCCTGGTAGCTATGATTGTCAGTGTGAGTCTGGTTATCAACTACAAGATGGTGTATGTATTAAag ATGGGCCAGAGACTGAATCTGTAAACaatgatgaaataaatacagAGATCAACAATGAGACAAGAGAAGAGCTGTAA
- the LOC106056513 gene encoding cysteine-rich with EGF-like domain protein 2-B isoform X1: protein MIIWGSKSFKAECGFIIAYLLRVWKIFLFLRLTLSSSIVEGKTKPNCNVCKDIVSNFHKGLASTAKSNFGGGNTKWEEKSLKSYAISEVRLVEIMEHLCDEGAKECHSVVEEHEELVERYWFKEFAQKRDTDFYKYFCIENMKACCPNNTYGPNCSQCPGDVDRPCNGQGYCQGEGTREGDGKCNCNSGYRGDICEECRDGFFEESKNDTHTVCKVCHIACKNTCWEGGPKGCDECKDGWLVDEEQGCIDVNECLTDPCEENQFCTNTQGSYTCFSCDDACVSCTGAGPDKCQECSSGYTVNQDTNICQDTNECEEDSSLCQGEHLLCRNKPGSYDCQCESGYQLQDGVCIKETIPKIDKKPSVIKQSKKKVSKEKDLDLSKFKDTPSITGHFLIMAFYGISCRVASSNHAVLITLSLLMIIHVIWFATNSK from the exons ATGATAATCTGGGGAAGCAAGTCATTCAAGGCTGAATGTGGATTTATCATTGCATATCTTTTGAGAGTTTGgaaaattttcttatttttacgGCTGACCCTGTCATCTTCAATTGTTGAAGGTAAAACCAAACCAAACTGCAATGTCTGTAAAGATATTGTCTCAAATTTCCATAAG GGTCTTGCATCAACAGCTAAATCTAATTTTGGTGGAGGCAATACAAAGTGGGAAGAGAAATCTTTGAAATCCTATGCAATCAG TGAAGTTCGTCTTGTTGAAATAATGGAACATTTATGTGATGAGGGAGCTAAAGAG TGCCATTCAGTTGTAGAGGAACACGAAGAACTCGTGGAGAGATACTGGTTTAAGGAATTTGCCCAGAAAAGAGACACAgacttttacaaatatttttgtatagaaaatatgAAAG cttgcTGTCCTAACAACACTTATGGCCCCAATTGTTCCCAGTGTCCTGGCGATGTTGATAGACCTTGTAATGGACAGGGGTATTGCCAG GGTGAGGGGACAAGAGAAGGAGATGGCAAATGTAACTGTAATTCAGGCTACAGAGGAGATATTTGTGAGGAATGTAGAGATGGCTTTTTTGAGGAAAGTAAGAATGACACTCATACTGTATGTAAAG TGTGCCATATAGCCTGTAAGAATACTTGTTGGGAAGGTGGACCCAAAGGATGTGATGAATGCAAAGATGGTTGGCTGGTTGATGAAGAACAGGGGTGTATAG ATGTGAATGAATGTTTAACTGATCCATGTGAAGAAAACCAGTTCTGTACTAACACTCAAGGCTCATATACTTGTTTTT CATGTGATGATGCTTGCGTGTCTTGCACAGGAGCTGGTCCTGACAAGTGTCAGGAATGCAGTAGTGGCTACACCGTGAACCAGGATACCAATATATGTCAAG ATACTAATGAGTGTGAAGAAGATTCAAGTTTGTGCCAAGGAGAACATTTACTATGTCGTAATAAGCCTGGTAGCTATGATTGTCAGTGTGAGTCTGGTTATCAACTACAAGATGGTGTATGTATTAAag AAACCATCCCAAAAATTGACAAGAAACCCTCTGTGATAAAACAGAGTAAGAAAAAAGTTTCCAAAGAAAAAGATCTAGACTTGTCCAAGTTCAAGGACACTCCCAGTATTACTGGTCACTTCCTGATCATGGCTTTCTATGGAATAAGTTGTCGGGTGGCCTCCTCTAACCATGCAGTGTTAATTACATTGTCTTTACTTATGATCATTCATGTCATTTGGTTTGCCACAAATTCAAAATGA